The nucleotide window CATATCCCTAAATTATAAGGCCAAATTAGACGGGCACATCAATGCTTGCCATCAATAACCTAGTCTCTACCAAGTTACACTCGATACTTAGCAAAGAAATTATCCACATAATCATTTAGCTTTGCTTGTTTAAGGATAGAAACAAAAGATGCTAAGTCTTCGCCTACCTCTATGACAACATGTTTATGATTTTTGCACATTCTAATACAGTGTTCTAAATAACCTGCTCCATACAATAGCAAGTAGTATCATGATGTGAGTAACATATAAGCATATACTCTAATCAATCATGTGGCGTAAAAACATGCATGATAAACACATGGAAGGATAAGGTGTGGAGTAATTACCTGTCCAGAAGCAAATGGATTATGAACTGCAGAAGTGAAGAAAATGCCAATACATAGCACCAAGATCTGCCCAAATCAATTGACCACACCTAACATGAACATCTCCTGTATGCACAATTTTTTAGTTGAGAGGATGTCATGACAATGTAATTGCATGGCTGGAAGGAGGAATCATATATGAactagaaaaaaataaagagaaacCTAGCCAAGCATCATGGCAAAGGGTGTTGTACTGCCGAAGTGAAGAGGCGAGTGAAGAGTGGTATGGGAGGAAGAATATATACATGCACTTACCCCAAAGCAGCGGAAAGGATGGGCACATCCACCGCCATGATTTTGTGCATAAAAACTGAAAAACGATTGTGTCCTTCAATCTCAACGAGTTAGTTTCGCTAAGAGAACAACCATGGTGTGGATTTGCATCCCCTATCGACTGgttcccctcctctctctccctctccccccttctctctctctctctccccctccctccctcccaaaCCGATCGACCCATTCCCTCGTCTCCCGTAGAGGCATTCGTGTCGGCCTCCCGTGTGTAGACGGATCACCTTCCCCTTTCTTCAGGCAGCGACATGCCCCCTTGTTGTTTCTCTCGAAGCGAACGGCCCTGTTATTTTCTGCTAGCAACCAACATCCTTTTTCACGTGCCTCGTAGGAAAGAGCAGTAGGATAATTGGGCTGAGAGAATAGGCCCGCGTAACCAGAGGGCTCACCTCTGGAGTAGCCCTTAGAACATTTAGCCCAGAAAAAGACGTGCGGTAGTGGACGCACAGAGAGCAGCTTTAACGGCTGAGATCTGCTAAATCACGCAGATGGATGGCCAGAAATGCTCGGTTAAGTTTTAATGTCCTATAAAATAGATATATTGTTTCCCATACGTGCAACTAGGGTTCTCGAGCTAGGGTTGTAACCAAATTCCCCAACTGAGCGAGGGCGCTCCATCATCGGGATCTGACAGAGTGGCCATGGACTACACCAACGCCATCCATATCATCCCGGACGCCGCCGGTCCCGAAAGCTGGGCCAACTCTGCGGCGCCTCCTGGCGGGGACTCCGGGATTTGGGCCACCGAGGACGACTACAGCCAGTGGAACGGCGACCAGGGGCTTAGCGGGGGTGGCTATGGCGGTGACAGGAACTCGTCGCAGCCGCATTCAAGGGCCGGCAGCGAGCAGCCGCCGCCGGGCAAGAAGCCCAGGGGCAGTGGGCcgtcgggcggcggcgacgccGGGAGCACGAGCAAGTCGCGCGCGATTGGGAAGATGTTCTTCAAGACGAAGCTCTGCTGCAAGTTCCGGGCAGGGACGTGCCCGTATGTGACAAACTGCAACTTCGCTCATGGGATGGAGGAGCTGCGCAAGCCGCCCCCCAACTGGCAGGAGATCGTGGCAGCACACGAGGAGGCGACGGAACAGAGAGAGGAGCACCAGATCCCGATCATGACGTCGTCCAACGTGGTGCCTGGTGACAGCGTGTCTGGCAGGGCGTACAAGGGGCGGCACTGCAAGAAGTTCTACACCGAGGAGGGATGCCCCTATGGCGACGCATGCACTTTCTTGCATGATGAGCAGTCCAAGGCGCGTGAGAGCGTCGCGATTAGCCTATCGCCGTCGGTTGGCGGGGGCAGCTAcaactctgctgctgctgctgccgcctcTCCAAATGGACCGACAATTCTGAAGCCGTCGAATTGGAAGACGAGGATTTGTAACAAGTGGGAGATGACTGGCTACTGCCCCTTCGGtagcaagtgccactttgctcatGGAGCTGCTGGTGAGCGCCTCTTTTTCTTTTCGTAATCGACTTTAATCCCCAAATTTTGCAGACAGCCTATTCAATTGTTATTACCATACGGTTGCATATATTTTTTTCCTTGTCTCTGCATGAAATCTCTTCACATTTCATATAAATAATGAGGccataatattttataaagttaGTAAGTTACTCATGTCCATTTGATGGAGGATAGGCTTGGTGCAGCGGTGAAGTACTCCCCAATTGTGCCAAGAGGTCCTGGGTCTGATGCAGCCTCTCTGCATTGTACTGTGCAGGGGTAAGGCTTGCCTCGTATAATCGTTCCCCAAACCTACCAGCACTGGGTCTGTCCTTACTCATGTCCATTTATTCCATGAGACTGTAACCCACATTATAGTTGAAACAGAACCTGCAATACAGTTTTCTAGTCAATTCTGATGCTTGCTTTTGCGTACATTCAGATAAGTGATGCTTCTTTATAATTGACCACAATGCATCATATGTTGTATTTTAAA belongs to Triticum urartu cultivar G1812 chromosome 7, Tu2.1, whole genome shotgun sequence and includes:
- the LOC125521236 gene encoding zinc finger CCCH domain-containing protein 56-like — translated: MDYTNAIHIIPDAAGPESWANSAAPPGGDSGIWATEDDYSQWNGDQGLSGGGYGGDRNSSQPHSRAGSEQPPPGKKPRGSGPSGGGDAGSTSKSRAIGKMFFKTKLCCKFRAGTCPYVTNCNFAHGMEELRKPPPNWQEIVAAHEEATEQREEHQIPIMTSSNVVPGDSVSGRAYKGRHCKKFYTEEGCPYGDACTFLHDEQSKARESVAISLSPSVGGGSYNSAAAAAASPNGPTILKPSNWKTRICNKWEMTGYCPFGSKCHFAHGAAELHKYGGGLVDIDGRDIASTPDSKQAAASSKLPVETPAASTAVPPHADVYHLGSQTQRSALASQRSGQLQRPIQKWKGPDKISRIYGDWIDETD